The Nilaparvata lugens isolate BPH unplaced genomic scaffold, ASM1435652v1 scaffold6457, whole genome shotgun sequence sequence gacttggcggttttcttgttcgcccaccagcttttcattctctgagaaaatgcagctttcttcttcactccatcttgtgccaactcttggtgcttttatctctggaataatttcccatttcgagcttattattttaattttaggtgaaaatgttacaaaacatcaattgtagagatttttatgctcaatcttttccacttgaattttttcgattaaattgtatctgaagcctaataattgggaatctaaaattgaactttgcatagatgaggcggagctcctgaaattttacagatagggacttgtggcagttgatagaacttatcaatgactattttaggtataaatttgatcgaaatcgttggagccgttttcgagaaaatcgcgaaaaaccgtgtttttgacaacaatttcgccattttagccgccatcttgaattgcatttgatcgaaattgttcgtgtcggatccttaaggggaagttccaaatttcaaatcattccgttaattgggagatgagatatcgtgtacacagacgcacatacacacacacacacacacatacagacccaTACCCAAAACCACGTTTCTGGACtcaggaccttgaaacgtatagaaatttagaaatttgggtaccttaattttttcggaaattaatactttccttacctatggtaatagggcaaggaaagtaaaaataacgagcgaagctcggtgcccccgATATTTGAAGTGATAGGAGAttccacaatattattattattattgaagagacggattcaaggatccaaagaaccctacacgtcaaccgaagcttactgtgttcccaagtagtatgttaggcaaaccaatacgtgtgtcctttacaagaaccagtaGTTTTTCCCAGTTGATCCCGTGGGTTGAAGGCAAGGccacttctggagttgcctttagtcgcctcctacgacaagcagggatactatGGGTGAATTATAGTTTAcgacacattcttgagtacggtACGATATTGGACTCAAAGctccccaacccacagggggcaatATTCCCAATAACtatgaatgaaattattgaaaataatgactTCAAGCCGGTCACCCTCTATCTATCATTAGTATTCAGaccttaataatatttataatctatcatgtaagaataaatttatgtacagattctttctttcatttattCCTAACAAGTGAACATTGAATCATGTCAACTGCTAAGCTATTCGTTTACTTTACTCTCATATTAGTCCACAGATTCgctcaatataaaataaaatttgttaataatttaattattcggTTTACTTGAAGGTAGGTGATACATTCGATAAACTTGATGAGGATTTATACTATTTACAAAATGTGAATACTTATAAGACATGCTTCTCAATCTCTTGATTGCTGTAGGTCTTATAATAAGAATACTCTTTCGTTCAGTTaattaaatgcaattcaatttAATGTTCCTACTACATGATTtaaagtaataaaaatatagCAAAACAATTGTTTTAAAaagattaaattaatttatttccaattaaaattcattataatacaAGATAAGATCTTATGGCTAAGGTACTTTTTCCATACTTTTATTTAGACTAATAGAGAAGTTACAAGACACTGATGTTTATTTTACTTGTCCAATCATGATATACTACTGAATGATTGaaagataaatataaaataattattattatttattaagaaataaataCGATAcgaaaattcaacaggctttgcCGAAAATTGCTTGGATCTCGGTTCGGAGATCACTTACTGAAGTGTTTGCAGTAATTAGTGTAAAGTACATTGGTATTAATTTCGTTCATTCGATACAACTAAATtatagtttcaatttcaatgatatcctaaaaaatattgatagacTAAATATTAATGACACTTTTTCAATCAGTTACACAGCTTACAAAAAGACCtcacataaatatatatagaataaattaaatgataacttaattgttacaataattataataaattgacaaGTTTTGTGTACCTatgattttttgaagaattgatcAGGTTCAACCTGAAAACTCAGATACCAGACCTAAACCAGCCAGGTTACTcgaaattattataactatttctGAAGAAATACAAGTAAATCTGCAAGAACACATTCATTTTATCAGGGCATATTCCAAAATATGTACAATAacttaatattacaataataatagcaTTATAAGGTcaacattacatttttcaaatcttaTGAAAAGCTATTAATACACTAGAAATTTGAGCATAAAAATAAGTTGCGGAATGAGTGATAATCGTTTTGCCTTGGTCTCATTGGACCTCTTGTCCTGTTTATCACCAAGTCAAAACAATTGTCAAACATATGTCTACTTTTATACTTGAAGGTTATATTCTTTTAATTCAACCAGTGAAGTAAAAACAATGCATTCATCGATAAcatataaaatgaatagtttacttggaataaattaaaaatcaaattctCTGAGGTTAAATAAACAGGGTATATACAATGTTAAGCATATTTGGATGCTTCAAATAAGTGTTGGAATACAGGTGGAGGGAGTCAAACTTATAATGGTGTTATGATATTTTCTAAAAACTAGGACTTATTGAGCATGGAATTGactcactcacactcacgcgactcaggccgagaagagacttgactctactcgagagcatgtgttttcaaatggtgacgtcgcggagactagctcgactggtctgagtgtcaccatttggaaaacatgctctcgactagactCGAGTCTCTTCTCGCCTGAGTCGCCTGAGTGGGAGTTTAGCCttagttatttattttgaatgttcCTGCCACATAATATCATTGGATTCcctatcaatttttaaattctaATACAATAATCACGACACTAATGGAGTTGCTATTATGATTCACAAACTGGGGCTAGATtctattacatattttaaattTGTACTGATTTATTGTACTATCAAGTTCAATTAGCCAACAAGATCTTCGGTATCATAATTACAACTCAATGCGAATCCttaaaacttattaattatagAACTCCAGTATTACAAGTTTTGCATATAAGATCAAatgtaaaatatcaatttcagttttacaaaatttgtttCTCAGTCTCCCCTATTCCTATTTACGGTGATTTCACTTTTTCTAGTTTCAACAAACTAGGAAGCTTTCATCCTTGCACACCCAACTACAAATTTGAAACGATCTCCAATTGAAATATTCTAGAAAATCGACATTACTTAGTCTCAAAACGCTTTTGTTGACAATTTCAACAGCCCAACTGCGATCAACATTTTAATCGTAGAGTACAACTAAATTAGTCCTCAAACATTTGTTACACTACACTTCACTTACAATTCTAATCCAactgcaataaaaaatttattgcaaaaataaattGACGTTTTTAGCCCCCCAGTTGAGTACTTTCAAAGCCTGTCACTtataacaatttcaatcaaaattcgaTAAAAATTAAgtattcaaaatcaataacatTGATATAGTCTGTGTATCCACAACttcctcaaaatttcaaacaactTAAAAAAATGATTGTAGGAGTTGATGGAATCAATATCCAGTCCATCAGTTGTATACTTTCAAATGTTCTTAGCATTATACTAATAATACAATCAAAAGTTTATAGTGAAGATCTTTAGAGTAGAAATCTACTTTCATCGTATATAAGTTCGAGGGATTGTTCTAATGAACAAATTAAACCAACTTTTTATTGCAAAGCTCATTGAAATATCAactgatattttttatattatatatgcaCGTTGcaatgatataataaatataagttcAAAGACTTCTTCAAATGAACAAATTTTATCAAcgttttattgtaaaatattgaaactgagATTCTAACTGCACGTTCTAACTTAGAAGGCTTCACATCTAACAAGATCAACTTTGTCACATCtaacaaacagtttcaataagaATTTAACTGCAAAGATCTGTGTAATAGAAATACCATTGCACGGTACAGGTTTTAAAGATTTCTCACACCTAACGAACAATTTAATTCCAGTTTTCAAAAACTAAGTTCAATGCTCCTGTTGTATATATACAAGTTTCTAAAAGAGTTTGATCCTCGATCTTCAAAATCCAAGTTTGATCCTACTATTGTATGCACAATTTTCAAAACCAGTTTAATCCTCCTGTTGTATACGTTTAACAGCCGCCGAACTTTGCTTATAAAACCAACCATCCTCTCATAAACGCCGGTTGAATCCGGCAGGTTTTCAAGTTTATCACATCACAGATGTTCTTGGAAAACGCTTCAGACGACGGCAGTTTACTGAACGGCGAGAAACTTTCAAAATCGGGGTTCCCAGATCGCCGACACCATTTTGCCATGCGAGGGAGACGGAGTGCTCAGCTCTGGTTTCTTATTCTGTCGACAGATGGCGTTTGAAGATTGTCTTTTGTGGAGGTGGAAGATGAGCTAGATTCGTGCAGCTGGTTCATCAGTTCGCGTTTACGGTCTTCCAGTTCGCTCAGAGAGCGAGTCCTGCTGCAACAAATTTCAGATGAAAATCGAACAAATTTACGTTCCTTTTTTTCAACAATGCACTACTAGAGAGTAGAAGCAAACACAACAATTACACATACAGGAAATTAAGTCAGAATCAGGTAAGCAACGAGGAAACTACTTTAAGTAGTACGTAAAATAGGCATTTTATCTACGAATATAATACGTTAGTAAGTAGTCAAGTATGCCAAAAATACGTAGAGATAAAACTATCCGAATAATAAAGGGCACACgtttttcttgataaataaaactattgatgattttaattcatgactagcaggtaacccgtgctccgcaagggtctgtttaCTTGACGAATGAAAACTACATAGACTGAAAACTATGACAAACTGGAAATATAGctataatttgtaatattacaaaatattacttACCAAATAAGTGGGTAGAAAATAGTGCTCTagagaaaaatttcaaacaaaaataggAGCACCGCAAATATCCTGATAAATTAAGAGTCTTTAAGGAAATTTCAAGTTACAGTCCATTAGTAGTTCAGaccatgatgatgcgtcattcgtgtatttcctatcctgtacatgtttgagccaattcttttctttatactGTTATAGATATTTCCATCATtataaaaattctataaaatCTCTAAGAGCTGCACTGCTTGATAACACTGATTGACactaataataaaactgataatACTAGATAACAAGATAAATGAGATTCAATTCAAACCGTCAACATTCCTTATAGATAACGTCAACACTTCCCTTCCGAACAACGCTGACTGTTCAACTATGATCTGTATGAAAGTGAATCTAAATTAGtactaaataatattataaaagaagAAACACTTGAGAATGGCATGAAGGTTGAAACTCGTCATGTACAGTATAATTATAAAGAAAGATTACAAGGGTACtagttatctataatataataaagaaaagaattggcttatacatgtacgggataggaaattcactaaTGACGTATCATCACTTCTGaattgataaacttgaaattttgtgtaTAGATTCTAAAtctactgaggatggttataggtctaataaaatttttcaagatttcagtacgtcaagttttcagttagtcaagtttttaattagagcCTTGTGGAGCACGTCTGCTAGTCTTCTATAATTGAATCTCAATTAGTTGAATACTTTGGTTCAATTTGTTCTCATTCAAGTTTGgttttcattcaagttcaaattCATTCTCAATCGGTACAATgtcattggttgaatgggaggcATTGATATCATTCATAAGTAATTaaaagtagttctgtgaacagtggacctcacgcagtattctcatccacatatcctgattgaaactatagaccttatggaaatacagcaatagacggCTTCTcccacatctgtgtaatcactgtctgctgatttatgatgaataattctatagtctgatttttactctaatatggcgtatgaaggaggctcctttttcctttatattatccttgagatgcaaaattaccaaaaaccttgtatatacgtcgaagcgcaatcaaaaaaggaacatacctgttaaaaatttcatgaaaatctattaccgcatttcgccgtaaatgagcagcatataaacatttaaacttgagaggaatgccaaaccgtcgacttgaatcttagacctcacttcgctcggtcaactaacaGTTTGTAGTAAATCTATATTAGTAACAACGATTTTTCAATCTAACTTACGCTCTCCACATTGGAAATATTTGAGGCATCTTCAATGGTAGCGGGCTGTGAGGTTTCCTCATTCAGCTGAGTGCTGGTTGCTGGCTGAGATACCTCCTCATTCAGCTGAGAAGCCTCCTCATTGGATGAGTTGATCTCAGGAGGCGGTCCAGGTGAGGATGGTGAGGAGGGAATCTCCCCCTCCTCgggaggaggcggaggaggtggtggaggaggaggaggaggggtgtCGTCAGAGTCAGGTAGTGGCGGAATGAAACGGCAATTGTCTTCTGGTAGGAGAGTGGTAGCTGTGAAAAGAGATTTACAATTAatatatcatttattcattaagtATTTATCTAGAATATTTACTAATTCATAAACTGattcattcaaatatatatatttttcttcgtTGTCTCCTGAAGAAAAGAAATCACGTTACTTGATCGTAGTTGATGGTACATGTCACGAAGTTGATGTAACAATtggttccaaagatttaatttttcTTGAACTATCAGGGCCGgctttctgagctcgggatttagctaagttctagactttaaacagttggagtcagaaattggcttccgaaacagggcgtagtcgcagtttttatgataatttttaatttctataattggattGAGTTCAACcttctttaacctcaaaattgttccagcaatcagtTTTCATAACTCAAATATGTGCATGCTAGTTCACCTCCATGGTGACATTGGTTAaagctaaatggactagcaaataatggcggtcaacttatgttctcctgactgAAAaatacacaacatctcaaagaaattggaaataacAGTGTATATTTGTAGCATTTGAGACTCAGGAGCtattatatatttgttgtgtatctgccatacgctaaataataaatataattgaatggacataacctatatatttatatatttggacaatttgaaactaaatcaggaaattgaaagttttgggcaatagcctgttttttcttttccgatcattgtattgtttgtgctaacctaataaataaataaataaaaatatttaaacgtTTTTGTCCTTGtcgaaatgaaacattcataaataaatcaaaatagctgaaactttacactatttttctCTTGGAGAAAAAATAGACTCCTATGTTCACTATGTTCAATAGACTAcgatgttcaattttctagctTTCGaaattaatttaaacgtggactgtgactacgccccgtttcggaaagccattTTCTGACTCcgttgtttaaagtctagagcttagctaaatcccgagctcgggaacGGCCCTAATAGTTCAAGAAAAATTAAATCTTGGAACAAATTGTATCATCAACTTCGTAACATGTATCATCAACTACGATCAACGTACGTTGATTTCTTTTCTTCAGGAGTACCTAGAATATTTACTAAATTCATAAgtgattcattcaaatatttttatagattttattcGTTGTCTCCTGAAGAAATGAAATCAAAGTCACGAAGTTGATGAGATTTTGTGTTAAGATTTAATTTTTCTTGAACTATTAAGaacttgaattgaaattatagaAAGTCTTAAACAAATACCAGAAACATAAACAGTTCTTGAactgtaataaattaatactaaCATTACACGGTGTATGTTATTGTGAACATTATATATACGGTTtacttataatggcagtgaagaaagataagagaacatcgttgccgattctctgccctgctaatgccttctatagaggatagctgatatcgGTTTATCTGATGAATATCaacggttcattcttgttcaaaataatcaatcatatattattcaccaagagatatatttttcaatgactaaacataatgtcatttcctatcaacactcaagtttataggttatatattgggttcttcatgttttctcactaaaaattagcactttcacttcctgagtttctattttataaagtttaaaattgaagaaaCTTATTTCTAAGcacaaattcacatttaaaaagcgaacaaatatgaaacaatttatgataatattgaagctgaaaattccACATTACAATTTTTTCCATGGCAACCACAAAAAGCTTtctggaatgatagacaaagatagaacacaaattttaatcaaaactgtcattataacgtggacttcactatagttacCTGGCGTCTCCTCAGCGTCCATATCCTCAACGGTGACCTCAGATTCGACAGTGGTAGCGGGAATATTGTTCATCTTGCGCCGCTTGTAGGCCTTGGCAGCGTTTGGCATCAGCACACTGACCATATGCTCCAGGCTGTGACGCTCCAGCATCGGCACAGACCCGTATTCCTCCCATtgctaataaataaaatcatgatccaattcaattttcaaatcataCCAATTTGATAGCATGAGGATGAAGATTTTGCTCAAGCTATTGAATGCAATTCATTTCTTTagttatataattaaataaattaacatttccttaattttatgtatgtatcttagttgaccgagcgaagtgaggtctaagatacaagtcgacggtttggcattctcttaatgtttaaaatgcttatatgtttatatgttgcgcatttacggcgaaacgcggtaatagattttcatgaattcgacaggtatgttcctttttatttgcgcgtcgacgtatatacagattttcggaaattttgcatttcaaggataatataaaaggaaaaaggagccttcttcatacgccaatattagagtaaaaatcagactatagagttattcatcataaatacaGCTGGTCTATTGGACTatatactacccgttcaaaaacattgaacatcttgtaaatttatattcccatcaacgttgtagacagttgcagccagacctgataacagcgctcatactcacattccgggacgacacgtcacggtaatCGGACAGAGAGCTCTATgtctatttaggatttttttctagacattttaaattgataaatattattattaatttttgagaaaacataacaaacaggtcaatgtaacttgagcgcgaggtctactgttcacagaactactagtttaagtgcagtagcatatacttatatattttttgtaaagctatTTTGTATTTGGTTTTggcaaaataaattcattcattcattctcttcttctttccaggATTAGGCATACCACCGTTCCGGTTTTAAAGGATATAACTATTTATCTACCATCTTTTTAGAGGTCTGCCAATATTCCTTCTACCGTAGGGTCTATATTCATGACAGCCTTTGAATCCTAGTATCTGGCATTCGTTCCACATGGGTTTCCCAGTTCAATCTGTGCTCGCGagtcattcattcatatttattagaagtggactcgcttataaattctactatagtgaggtccacgttataatggcagtgttcgattagcaatggtattgctatccttgtctatcattcaacaaagcggatagcgcaaTCTATTTTTtggcttttctctgttgccatatcggcttttaacaatgtagaataattactaattaattaacaaaatattaatcttaattatgaaaattaattatgacattattgaaaaatatgagtaAGTTTGTTTTTGTTTCGTGTTTAAAATTCTCTAATAAGtgaatattctctatttaaaaataactgagtgttataaattattattattattattctgtattggagcatctaaattcaaaagaatgtttgtataaatatatttgaactgaaattttgtagaaatctagaagacataacctcatCTGGACTTTTAATGTTGCctaatttgggagagaaatagtacaaggtattcttagtttttctcttccaatctgtgcttcattgtaaaaaaagaatcaataaaataaattagccatcatattattgattttttgcttaataaaatataattgattacaatatacagaatataaaattattgattacaatCAATgcttaacaagaatgaacagttgatattatattaataaacctgtaccatacaaggtattcttagtttttctctcccaatctgtgcttcattgtaaaaaagagaataataaatatcatcaaattatataatttttgcttaataaaatatcattgattattttaaacgagaatgaacagttgatattacataatTAAAACCTGTACCGTCTataatagaaggcattgacaagacagtgaggatcggcaacgttgttctcctatctttctccactgccattataatgtggatctTACTATAGTATCTtgttttctcttcctctccatTTTTCCCTTTATCACTCCTCTTCACtccttcattccttactttaTAGTTACACTCTACcagcctattacatgggaaaccatagttggctaggtattttttctctcttcatccGATTCAACAAACTCCACAAGAAGCCTGTTTTCGTATTTCAATCAGAAATGGTATTTTTATTGTGTGTAAATGTGAATTGAATAAAGGTTGAATTAACGAGGCAAATATGAGATTGCAATGGAGATCCTGCCATGACTGTTCGTGGAAATTCCTATTTCACTAGATGATATAATTGTGAAAAGAAATTACTAATTTATTTAGCAAATTATAATCAGTTTTAACACTAGAATGACGACTTGCAGAGAATATAATTGTGAAATTAATAGTAAATTGTggaaattgaatcacaattatttACATAGTCTGCAAGTCGCGATTCTAGTGTtaaaacttgaagtagcataatattatagctGTTCATAATGGACAAAGCAATAAAAACTTTATTAACTGGTTCAAATgtagatagaaaatttcaatatgtaGCAAATTACTATATATCTTTCATGCTTTATTGCTTAGTTTTTCActagttcaaattcaaaaagaGATTACTAATATTATGTAGCAAATATGATAGATTCAAGAACAACGATAAAAATTGAAGTAAAACGACTACTCACATCTCAACTCGGCCCTCTGCTAGCACGTTGAAGCCAGGATATTCGACCAGTTTATTGATGTCGTATTTACTCCTCtgttcataatcaatcagctctCCATCCtcgtcttcttccttctctttaaACGGCTGGAATAAAAGACAGAAAATAACCATTATCAACTTTATTCTCTGAAAGGATTAGTATACAGTAAAAGTAGTTCCAGTATATACTGTCTTGTATATATTTGCATTTATCCTGCTTATGAAGACATTACGTTTTTATGAGGATCACACATGGAGGTAATCgatgaatatatttattttatcccaTATTATTTTTGACAGAATcgtaaatttcttgaaaaatatgaagagtCATGTTTTATATGCTGACTATGAATagtcttataaattttttcaagttaaaataataataactcgGAAGTAGACATATTTCTATATCGTACATGTAATACGACTTTATGAGTATAAAGGCATTtgtaagaaaaagaaaagatttAAGGTGAATCCAAAAGTCAAACAGTTTAACATCCACTTGAAACAATGAAGCTTGAAGAAGGGTCTAAAATGGTATAGTGGATTCAAATTCCTGTTCTTGAAAACCTTACTTCAAGTTGcaaaatacattaattttatgCAAAACTTGAATTTAAGTGAACTTGACTATAGTGATGtcccgttataatggcagtagataaagataggagaatagcgatgccgattctctgcattgattagtgtttctacactgtcagaaacataattggcatcgttgtgaacctagaaaaggatagtaccactggctttgtcgaagtatagacaaggatagcaaaaccaaagttgatcaaatactgtcattataacgtggacctcactacgcCCCTTTAGGATGACATTGAGCTTCAAGTTTTCATCTctcattttacaaaaaaaaaaatacaaaaccatTGTTGAAGCACTCACTCTTGCCCTTGCTATCGAAAACTAGCAGTCCGGAGTGTACAATCTTGGCCTCCTCTAGCCAGCCGGGTGGATAACCGAGGTTTCGCATCTGGTAGATATGAGCAGGAAGCTCACTGCGACGCAAACCCAGGGCGCGTCTCAACCGACTGCTCAGTGCGCCAGGCCGAAATTGGCCGAACTCTGTTCTATGTCAGGTGGTAGCGCTGGAATCTGGAACAGAAATTACCGATAAGGGTGACGTCACAAGACACAATTTGATAGAAAATGCACTACGCTCCGGATTCGT is a genomic window containing:
- the LOC120356311 gene encoding arp2/3 complex-activating protein rickA-like — encoded protein: MLERHSLEHMVSVLMPNAAKAYKRRKMNNIPATTVESEVTVEDMDAEETPATTLLPEDNCRFIPPLPDSDDTPPPPPPPPPPPPPEEGEIPSSPSSPGPPPEINSSNEEASQLNEEVSQPATSTQLNEETSQPATIEDASNISNVESQDSLSERTGRP